The genomic stretch GGCTGTAGTAGTCGGCTGACACCAGGACGTCCTTGTCGCCGTCCCGGTCGATGTCGCGGATGCGGACCATCTGGCCGAAGTTCTCCCACTGGCGCGGGTCCCCGGGGACGCCTGCCGTGGTGCGGGAGAACCACTGGGAGTTCGCGCCGGTGAGGCCGGACGATCCGCCGCGCAGGACGTGGAGGCCGCCCGCGTCGTCCAGTGCGCTGACCGTCTCGTAGGGGACGCCGACCGCCAGGTCGGGATAGCCGTCACCGTTGGTGTCACCGGCGGAGAGAGCGGTACCGAAGTACTCCCTCGGCGACGCGGCCGTGGCCACGCCCGAAGTGGACTGCGAGATGCGGTACTTCGTGCCGGGGCCCGTGCTGCCGCCGCGCCAGACGACGACCGAACCGGCCTTGCCGTTGTACATGCGGTCCCCGACCGCGAGGTCGCCGTAGCCGTCCTTGTTGAAGTCGGCGACGACGCCGGTCGGGGCGTAGTCCGGCGAAGAGCTGTTGTAGACGGTGATCTTGCCGGGCTGGATCGTGGAGCCACCGCGGATGAACCAGGCGTCCTGGGTCTGCTTGCCGTCGTGAACGCCCTGGCCCAGGAGGAACAGGTCCGTCGCGCCGTCCTTGGTGACCTTGCCCGCGACCAGGCCGGCCGGTTCGAGCAGCTGGTTCGGGACGTGCTTGGTGACCGTGCCCGTCGTACCGGACTTGGAGAAGCCGCCGCGGTAGACGCGTACCGCCTCGATGCCGTCGGCGACCGCGAGGTCGGTCTTGCCGTCGCCGTTGAAGTCACCGGCCTCGATCTGCTTGCCGAAGCCGCGGTGGGAACTCGCGGTGATCTTCAGCCGGATGGCGCCCGTGCCGGTGAGGCCGGACGACGACCCCCACAGGATGGTCACCGCGCCGGAGCTGACCTTGCCGTCCACCTTCTCGGTGA from Streptomyces davaonensis JCM 4913 encodes the following:
- a CDS encoding FG-GAP and VCBS repeat-containing protein; this encodes MFTRSTVRLALATATAASLTGGLLTLSVSTANAVTAPAKYADDFNGDGYRDFAATSIGGGEFVVTYGTAKGPGTTTKTFSQSTSGVPGAAGDSDGYGDAFGEDLAPADFNRDGYADLAVADFTEKVDGKVSSGAVTILWGSSSGLTGTGAIRLKITASSHRGFGKQIEAGDFNGDGKTDLAVADGIEAVRVYRGGFSKSGTTGTVTKHVPNQLLEPAGLVAGKVTKDGATDLFLLGQGVHDGKQTQDAWFIRGGSTIQPGKITVYNSSSPDYAPTGVVADFNKDGYGDLAVGDRMYNGKAGSVVVWRGGSTGPGTKYRISQSTSGVATAASPREYFGTALSAGDTNGDGYPDLAVGVPYETVSALDDAGGLHVLRGGSSGLTGANSQWFSRTTAGVPGDPRQWENFGQMVRIRDIDRDGDKDVLVSADYYSPSVLLPGTGTGITATGAQELGIVAAFPQ